Genomic DNA from Rhodoferax mekongensis:
CTGGGTGGTGCGGGCGGTGAAGGCGGCCATGTTCGGGGCCTATGGGGGTGCCTGGCAATCGCCCATGCTGCTGGTCACCGCTTGCGGTTTGATCTCGATGTTGCTGGCCTGCTGGATAGGACGCTGGCGCTATCTGCACCCGGCCCAGATGCAGCCCGCTGTCGGCTTGTGACCTGCCGTTGAACTGCGATCAGTGACGCGGCAGCGTGAGAAAGCCGCGTTGCACCCTCCACTCGGTGCACAAGAAGCGTCCGTTGTTCATCAGCCGGTCAAGGATGCTGTAGTCGGGGTAGACCATCTTGCCGTCTTTGCAGATCATCACTGTTTCTTCGGTCGTGACCTGCTGCAGCAAGTTGGCGAGGGTCATGCTGTCCCGCAGGAGTACATACACCGTGAGCAATGCGACAACCGTGGCTGCCAGAGAGCACCACTCCCGCATTTTTTGTTGCAAGGGGCTTGCAACTTCGGGCGAGTCCATGGGAAGGGCACCGCCGCTCAGACTGAACAGGTCGGCACTCCCGGTGGCCGGTGCTGCACCATCCTCTTGAGCCGCAGCAGGCTGGGGCACCTGGGTTTCAGCACTGTGAGCACTGGCGGCCTCGGCGGCGGGGATGAAAGCCCGTCCAAAGGGCTTGGTTTGCTTCATGGTGTGGACTCCCGTACTTTGCATCCGGAGGGCATGACGCCGTTTCCACAGCCAACGCTGCTGAAAGCAACCCCGCTATCCGCCTGCTGTGCAGGGAGGACCGGAGGCTTTGCGTCCCTGCCTCTCGGCAGGTTTGCCCATGCGCTCTAGGCGCGAAAAGTCAGACTATAGAGGAAGCCGGGAAATCCCCCAAATCGGTTTTCGATGCGCAAAAAGAAGTAAAAGCTGTCAGTCCGTGCGTGGTGGAGGCATTGCACAGTTCTTGCACCGCTGATTCTGAGCGCCGCCCGATTCAGTCCGGCATCTGCAAAGGATTGGGCTCAACGGCCCTGAAGTTCACGATAAACACCACGCCTTTGTCCGAATTGGGAGCAATCTCAAGCTCTCCCCCAATTTGGCGTGCCAAATCGGACACCAACTGCAAGCCGAGCGACTCCTTTCGCTTCTCTTCAAAATTGCCGGGAAGGCCTACACCGGTATCCGCCACACGCAGGCTCCACAGGTCGGCATCGTCCAGACGAATCAAGTCGATGCTCACGAGCCCCTGGTCATGGGCAGGAAAGCCATGCTTCAGACAGTTGGAGATGAGTTCATTGACCAGCAAACCGCAGGTGACTGCCTGGTCCATGCCCACTGGGACCGAACCCAAATTCAGCACCAGCTGAACAGAGCGCAAGTTCACGGCCTGGTTTTGAAACGCCTGCGTAGAGAGCTGACTCAAGTATTTCCCCAAGTCCACAGAAGCAAAGGTTCCGGTGCGGTACAGCAGCTCGTGGAGCAACGCCATGGCTCGAATGCGCGCTTGCATATCACCCAGCACCACCTTGGTGTCCGCAACGGTGCTGCGCCTGCTCTCCAATCTGAGCAGGCTGGTAATGACCTGCATATTGTTTTTGACCCTGTGGTGCACTTCCTTCAGAAGTGCTTCCTTGTCTTTCAAGGATGCATTGAGCGCCGACGTGCGCTCACGTACCCGGGTCTCCAAGAGTTCGTTGCTTTGATTGATGGTTTTAAACTGTGCCGTGAGGGATTGCGCCATTTCCTTGAAATTGGCCACCAGTTGCCGAACTTCGTAAACACTGGTTTTCGGCCAGTCAATCGTGGATTCATTGGCCAACAAACGGGACGGTAGCGCTTGCGTCATCGATGTCAGCGTAATCAGGGAACGGATTGAACGGCGACTGATCAACTCGGCCAGGGTAAGAGCGACCAGCAGAATCACGAGCAAAAGCGTCAGCGATTTCGTATAGCGCTCAAACAGAACTTTTTGAAAAGGTGCCACTGGTTGCTCCAGGACCAGCTTCCACTCTGCATATTTTTCAATGGGACTCTCAATCACGTAATAGGAGGACTTCCAACGCTCCATGATGGGCGCGCCTGCAAGATTGGCAGGAACCCACTGCCCCACGCCATTGCCCAACGGGGTCAAGGTCCCAGCGCCGCGTTGCAGGGGTGCCATCAACTTTTGGTGGGGAATACTGGTGATGATGACGTTCGAGTTCTTGTCGAGCAGCGTGAAATGCATCGAATGAAAAGTAGAACTCTTCTCAAACATTTCACCCAGCTGATCCAGGCTCAGAACGCCAGCGACATAACCGGCATAGTCCCCTTGCTTAACCACCGGGGCTGCAAAAATGACCGTCGGCGTTGGACGCCCCACCTTGGACATCACCACTTCCGAAAGCACGGGTTGGAGGGACTGCCGCATGGCGGCGATATAGGGTCGGTCTGAAAAGTCTCTCCCAATGTTGCTGTGGCCAGAATCATCTAACGTCGGCGAGAAAGCGACGGAGATGCCATCACGGTTGATAAGGCCTGCCCGCAGAATGTTGATATCACTCTCATTGGATTGCTCAAGCATGCTTTGCATTTGGACTGGCGAGTGGGTCACGCCCCTGCCTGCCAGATAAGTGATAGACGCAGCCCTGTTTTGCAGCCAGATGGAGATTTTCTTGGTAAGTTGCTGACTGTTTTCCAAGAGCTCGGCGCGGATGTTCTGGTCAGTAACGGAAAAATCATCACGACCATTGACAACGCCAATGGCAAGGGCGGGTACCAACGCAAACACAGCCAAAAGGTTGTAGGTGATATCGCGGTACTCCACGCGCGACTTGTTGCAACGCAAAGCAACCAGCGTATAAACAAATCGGGCAACCAATGCATTCGCTATGCCATTGATAGAGGCCTTGCACATCACCAGCGTGGTACTTGTTTCCGGCACCGACATCAGCACGTGGTAAGTCAGGTACACCGTCGGCATCCCGACAAAGACCCAAAAAAGTGCATCTGCAAGCACCAGCCCTACCTTGTATCTGTGAAACAGAACTCCGACGACCAACACTTCCAGCGTGGAAACGAGCAAGAAATAGGGATGGTTCCAAAGTACGAATGTGTAACTGGCAATCAGCGCCCCGGCAAGAATGCTGTAGCGCAGCCTGAAGATCTGGACCGCCAGCAAGGTAAATATGCTGCCGAAAATGAAATCGATATTCAGGAAAAGGGGGAACTTCAAGTAATTGCCGACAAGTCCTGCCAAGACCAGGAGCATGAAAAAGACTGCACGGAGCAAGGGGGTGACTGGCTTCACTGACATGAGGTTTTCTAGATGTTGATTCAGCCAGGTAGGTAAGCGTTTGCAGGGGCCGGCAGTTCACTACGGGGTAGCCATGGAATTATTTCTTAAGCCCTGGATTGGGAGCCAAGGGTTTACCCGTTTCGCGATGCGAGGTGCCGCTATGGTCACCCAGGGATAGCGATGGATCGGGCAACGCCAAAACACCTCGCCCAAGTAGAACGCCTCCCGCCCATTCATGCGCGTGCATCGAACTGCAAAATCGCATTGCAGATCATCTCCAAGGGCAACACGTAATCCACCGCGTTGAGCTTAATGGCTTCCTTGGGCATGCCGAAAACAACACAGGTTGCCTCATTCTGCGCGATGGTGCGCGCGCCGCCATCGTGCAGCCGCTTCATGCCACGCGCACCATCATCCCCCATGCCGGTCAGGATGATGCCAAGGATGTCACGGCCCGCAGACTCTGCGGCAGACTTGAACAACACATCGACTGACGGTTTATGTCGATTTACCGGAGGGCCATCGGCCACAATGACAAAGTACTGCCCAGCGGCCTTGCGCAATTGCATATGTCGCCCCCCGGGTGCGATCAATGCCACCCCGCGTTCCAGGCGATCTCCGTCCTTGGCTTCGCGTACATTGATGGCGCACAGACCGTCAAGCCGCTGCGCATACATCGCTGTGAATTTTTCCGGCATATGCTGGGTAATGGCAATCCCGGGCGCATCAGCCGGAAGTGCGGTCAACACCACTTCCAAAGCCTGCGTTCCACCCGTTGAACTGCCAATGACCACGGGCTTGTTCACGGCGAATGTGTGTGTGGCATGGCTGTTGGCCTGCGCATTGGCATTGCCAGCCAGCAACTTGACGGCATCCGGCCCCTGATGGCCGGACTTGACCACGCGCGGTTTGGCTCGCGCGGCACTTCGGA
This window encodes:
- a CDS encoding sensor histidine kinase; translated protein: MLLVLAGLVGNYLKFPLFLNIDFIFGSIFTLLAVQIFRLRYSILAGALIASYTFVLWNHPYFLLVSTLEVLVVGVLFHRYKVGLVLADALFWVFVGMPTVYLTYHVLMSVPETSTTLVMCKASINGIANALVARFVYTLVALRCNKSRVEYRDITYNLLAVFALVPALAIGVVNGRDDFSVTDQNIRAELLENSQQLTKKISIWLQNRAASITYLAGRGVTHSPVQMQSMLEQSNESDINILRAGLINRDGISVAFSPTLDDSGHSNIGRDFSDRPYIAAMRQSLQPVLSEVVMSKVGRPTPTVIFAAPVVKQGDYAGYVAGVLSLDQLGEMFEKSSTFHSMHFTLLDKNSNVIITSIPHQKLMAPLQRGAGTLTPLGNGVGQWVPANLAGAPIMERWKSSYYVIESPIEKYAEWKLVLEQPVAPFQKVLFERYTKSLTLLLVILLVALTLAELISRRSIRSLITLTSMTQALPSRLLANESTIDWPKTSVYEVRQLVANFKEMAQSLTAQFKTINQSNELLETRVRERTSALNASLKDKEALLKEVHHRVKNNMQVITSLLRLESRRSTVADTKVVLGDMQARIRAMALLHELLYRTGTFASVDLGKYLSQLSTQAFQNQAVNLRSVQLVLNLGSVPVGMDQAVTCGLLVNELISNCLKHGFPAHDQGLVSIDLIRLDDADLWSLRVADTGVGLPGNFEEKRKESLGLQLVSDLARQIGGELEIAPNSDKGVVFIVNFRAVEPNPLQMPD
- a CDS encoding protein-glutamate methylesterase/protein-glutamine glutaminase, encoding MTPIKVFVVDDSAVVRQTVTHLLSGSAEFVMAGSAPNPLIAMEAIRKTTPDVLLLDIEMPGMDGLTFLRRIMAENPIPTVICSTLSTEGSRVALEAMAAGAVAVIAKPKLGLKQFLEESRRELVDALRSAARAKPRVVKSGHQGPDAVKLLAGNANAQANSHATHTFAVNKPVVIGSSTGGTQALEVVLTALPADAPGIAITQHMPEKFTAMYAQRLDGLCAINVREAKDGDRLERGVALIAPGGRHMQLRKAAGQYFVIVADGPPVNRHKPSVDVLFKSAAESAGRDILGIILTGMGDDGARGMKRLHDGGARTIAQNEATCVVFGMPKEAIKLNAVDYVLPLEMICNAILQFDARA